From a single Apium graveolens cultivar Ventura chromosome 2, ASM990537v1, whole genome shotgun sequence genomic region:
- the LOC141707166 gene encoding pullulanase 1, chloroplastic isoform X5 produces the protein MSLSLLYPPLPLLSTHYESHRVNPPTHHHKTLPPSFTRPRLSSTSFSKPKRKVQSFCNCSLMPTEVSSQVMLEQSRAYWVSKSLIAWNVDALDGSCYLYSSRSASLSAVDNGIEGYDKKIKLDVCSDGLPEYVIKKFPHLREYKVYMVPPALVAKDRIKCQLSVAIFSSAGTLISATGIQLPGVVDELFSYTGPLGAVFSDETITFYLWAPTAQRVHVLIYGDAARDDPLKNVQLKETNGVWTAHGPRSWEGCYYVYEVYVYHPSTLRVERCLANDPYARGLSADGKRTLLVNIDSDACKPQGWESLADEKPDVDSFSDISIYELHIRDFSVNDYTVDPDFRGGYLAFTSQESAGIHHLRKLSKAGITHVHLLPAFQFDGVKDEKDKWKSVDTQMLEFLPPDSAQQQEYITAIQNEDGYNWGYNPVLWGVPKGSYASNPNGPSRTIEFRKMVQALNRIGLRVVLDVVYNHLQGSGPFGENSVLDKIVPGYYLRMNTNGQIENSACMNNTASEHFMVERLIIDDLLCWAVDYKVDGFRFDLMGHLMKHTMVKAKNMLQDLSKIKHGVEGAKIYIYGEGWDFGEVAKNGRGTNASQFNISNTGIGSFNDRIRDAVLGGSPFGHPLQQGFVTGLALEANGHDHGSKSDAERTLAVSKDHIQVGMAANLKDYVLTDCDGKEVKGSQVKTYDGIPVAYASCPAETVNYVSAHDNETLFDIISLKTPMDISVDERCRINHLATSIVALSQGIPFFHAGDEMLRSKSLDRDSYNSGDWFNRMDFSYSFNNWGVGLPPKEKNEKNWPL, from the exons ATGTCTCTCTCACTTTTATATCCTCCCCTCCCTCTTCTCTCAACTCACTACGAGTCACACCGAGTTAACCCACCAACTCACCATCACAAAACACTCCCACCTTCCTTCACTCGGCCCCGACTCAGTTCTACCTCATTTTCCAAACCCAAACGCAAAGTTCAAAGCTTTTGTAACTGCTCCTTAATGCCCACTGAAGTTTCTTCTCAG GTGATGTTAGAGCAATCAAGAGCATATTGGGTCAGTAAATCATTAATTGCATGGAATGTGGATGCTCTTGACGGTTCTTGTTATCTGTATTCCAGTAGAAGTGCTAGTTTGTCTGCAGTAGACAACGGAATTGAAG GTTATGATAAGAAAATTAAGCTTGACGTTTGTAGTGACGGGCTTCCAGAATAT GTGATTAAAAAGTTTCCTCATCTTCGAGAGTATAAAGTTTATATGGTCCCTCCTGCTTTGGTTGCTAAAGATCGAATCAAATGCCAATTATCCGTTGCCATATTCAGTT CTGCAGGAACGTTAATCAGTGCTACTGGTATTCAGTTACCAGGAGTCGTTGACGAATTGTTCTCTTATACTGGTCCCCTTGGTGCTGTTTTCTCAGATGAGACTATCACATTTTATCTGTGGGCCCCAACTGCTCAA AGGGTGCATGTTCTTATTTATGGAGATGCGGCTAGGGACGATCCCTTAAAAAATGTCCAGCTGAAAGAGACGAATGGGGTTTGGACTGCTCATGGGCCAAGATCTTGGGAGGGCTGTTACTATGTCTATGAAGTCTACGTATATCATCCTAGCACCTTACGAGTTGAAAGATGCTTAGCAAATGATCCATATGCTAGAGG GCTCTCGGCTGATGGCAAGAGGACATTGTTGGTCAATATTGACTCTGATGCCTGTAAACCTCAAGGATGGGAATCTTTGGCAGATGAAAAACCTGATGTTGATTCTTTCTCTGACATCAGTATATATGAATTGCATATAAGAGATTTCAG TGTTAATGACTATACTGTGGATCCAGATTTTCGTGGTGGTTATCTTGCTTTTACTTCCCAG GAATCAGCTGGTATCCATCATTTGAGGAAATTGTCAAAAGCTGGTATCACGCATGTTCATCTATTGCCAGCCTTCCAGTTTGACGGCGTGAAGGATGAGAAAGATAAATGGAAGAGTGTAG ATACCCAGATGCTCGAATTTTTACCACCAGATTCAGCTCAGCAACAGGAGTACATAACAGCTATTCAAAACGAGGATGGATACAATTGGGG ATATAACCCTGTCCTCTGGGGAGTGCCTAAAGGAAGTTATGCAAGTAATCCAAATGGTCCATCACGTACGATTGAGTTTCGGAAGATGGTCCAG GCACTCAACCGAATTGGTCTCCGGGTTGTGTTGGATGTTGTTTATAATCATTTGCAAGGAAGTGGTCCTTTCGGTGAAAATTCGGTGCTTGACAAG ATTGTTCCAGGTTACTATCTGAGGATGAACACCAATGGTCAAATTGAGAACAGCGCATGCATGAATAATACAGCCAGCGAGCATTTTATGGTCGAACGTCTGATTATTGATGATCTTTTATGCTGGGCAGTTGATTATAAG GTTGATGGCTTTCGATTTGATCTTATGGGTCATTTAATGAAACATACAATG GTGAAGGCAAAGAATATGCTCCAGGATCTATCAAAAATTAAACATGGAGTAGAAGGTGCAAAAATATATAT ATATGGAGAAGGATGGGACTTCGGTGAAGTGGCAAAAAATGGCCGTGGGACAAATGCATCACAATTCAACATTTCTAACACTGGAATTGGGAG TTTCAACGATCGGATTCGAGATGCAGTTCTTGGTGGATCTCCGTTTGGCCATCCACTTCAGCAAGGTTTTGTCACAGGTTTGGCTTTGGAG GCTAATGGTCATGATCATGGTAGCAAATCTGATGCAGAGCGTACTCTTGCTGTATCAAAGGATCATATACAG GTTGGAATGGCTGCAAACCTAAAGGACTATGTGCTTACTGATTGTGACGGGAAAGAG GTTAAAGGATCTCAAGTTAAAACATATGATGGGATACCTGTTGCATATGCTTCATGCCCCGCTGAAACA GTGAACTATGTATCTGCTCATGACAATGAAACCCTATTCGACATAATAAGCTTAAAG ACTCCGATGGATATATCTGTGGATGAGAGGTGCAGGATAAACCATTTGGCAACAAGTATAGTAGCACTTTCCCAG GGAATACCATTTTTTCATGCTGGGGATGAGATGTTGCGTTCAAAATCATTAGACCGTGATTCATACAATTCTGGAGACTGGTTCAACAG GATGGATTTCAGCTACAGTTTTAATAATTGGGGTGTTGGCCTTCCTCCAAAAGAGAAAAATGAGAAGAACTGGCCGCTGTAA
- the LOC141707166 gene encoding pullulanase 1, chloroplastic isoform X2, which yields MSLSLLYPPLPLLSTHYESHRVNPPTHHHKTLPPSFTRPRLSSTSFSKPKRKVQSFCNCSLMPTEVSSQVMLEQSRAYWVSKSLIAWNVDALDGSCYLYSSRSASLSAVDNGIEGYDKKIKLDVCSDGLPEYVIKKFPHLREYKVYMVPPALVAKDRIKCQLSVAIFSSAGTLISATGIQLPGVVDELFSYTGPLGAVFSDETITFYLWAPTAQRVHVLIYGDAARDDPLKNVQLKETNGVWTAHGPRSWEGCYYVYEVYVYHPSTLRVERCLANDPYARGLSADGKRTLLVNIDSDACKPQGWESLADEKPDVDSFSDISIYELHIRDFSVNDYTVDPDFRGGYLAFTSQESAGIHHLRKLSKAGITHVHLLPAFQFDGVKDEKDKWKSVDTQMLEFLPPDSAQQQEYITAIQNEDGYNWGYNPVLWGVPKGSYASNPNGPSRTIEFRKMVQALNRIGLRVVLDVVYNHLQGSGPFGENSVLDKIVPGYYLRMNTNGQIENSACMNNTASEHFMVERLIIDDLLCWAVDYKVDGFRFDLMGHLMKHTMVKAKNMLQDLSKIKHGVEGAKIYIYGEGWDFGEVAKNGRGTNASQFNISNTGIGSFNDRIRDAVLGGSPFGHPLQQGFVTGLALEANGHDHGSKSDAERTLAVSKDHIQVGMAANLKDYVLTDCDGKEVKGSQVKTYDGIPVAYASCPAETVNYVSAHDNETLFDIISLKTPMDISVDERCRINHLATSIVALSQGIPFFHAGDEMLRSKSLDRDSYNSGDWFNRMDFSYSFNNWGVGLPPKEKNEKNWPLMKPRLADPSFKPHSHHILAAVENLLNLLKIRYSSPLFRLKTANAIQERVQFYNTGPSWIPGVIVMGIEDGHNGIPGLSQLDSIYSHIVVVINVCPNEVSFSSHALQAKSFQLHPVQINSTDNIVKNSTYDASAGHFKVPSRTTSVFVECRD from the exons ATGTCTCTCTCACTTTTATATCCTCCCCTCCCTCTTCTCTCAACTCACTACGAGTCACACCGAGTTAACCCACCAACTCACCATCACAAAACACTCCCACCTTCCTTCACTCGGCCCCGACTCAGTTCTACCTCATTTTCCAAACCCAAACGCAAAGTTCAAAGCTTTTGTAACTGCTCCTTAATGCCCACTGAAGTTTCTTCTCAG GTGATGTTAGAGCAATCAAGAGCATATTGGGTCAGTAAATCATTAATTGCATGGAATGTGGATGCTCTTGACGGTTCTTGTTATCTGTATTCCAGTAGAAGTGCTAGTTTGTCTGCAGTAGACAACGGAATTGAAG GTTATGATAAGAAAATTAAGCTTGACGTTTGTAGTGACGGGCTTCCAGAATAT GTGATTAAAAAGTTTCCTCATCTTCGAGAGTATAAAGTTTATATGGTCCCTCCTGCTTTGGTTGCTAAAGATCGAATCAAATGCCAATTATCCGTTGCCATATTCAGTT CTGCAGGAACGTTAATCAGTGCTACTGGTATTCAGTTACCAGGAGTCGTTGACGAATTGTTCTCTTATACTGGTCCCCTTGGTGCTGTTTTCTCAGATGAGACTATCACATTTTATCTGTGGGCCCCAACTGCTCAA AGGGTGCATGTTCTTATTTATGGAGATGCGGCTAGGGACGATCCCTTAAAAAATGTCCAGCTGAAAGAGACGAATGGGGTTTGGACTGCTCATGGGCCAAGATCTTGGGAGGGCTGTTACTATGTCTATGAAGTCTACGTATATCATCCTAGCACCTTACGAGTTGAAAGATGCTTAGCAAATGATCCATATGCTAGAGG GCTCTCGGCTGATGGCAAGAGGACATTGTTGGTCAATATTGACTCTGATGCCTGTAAACCTCAAGGATGGGAATCTTTGGCAGATGAAAAACCTGATGTTGATTCTTTCTCTGACATCAGTATATATGAATTGCATATAAGAGATTTCAG TGTTAATGACTATACTGTGGATCCAGATTTTCGTGGTGGTTATCTTGCTTTTACTTCCCAG GAATCAGCTGGTATCCATCATTTGAGGAAATTGTCAAAAGCTGGTATCACGCATGTTCATCTATTGCCAGCCTTCCAGTTTGACGGCGTGAAGGATGAGAAAGATAAATGGAAGAGTGTAG ATACCCAGATGCTCGAATTTTTACCACCAGATTCAGCTCAGCAACAGGAGTACATAACAGCTATTCAAAACGAGGATGGATACAATTGGGG ATATAACCCTGTCCTCTGGGGAGTGCCTAAAGGAAGTTATGCAAGTAATCCAAATGGTCCATCACGTACGATTGAGTTTCGGAAGATGGTCCAG GCACTCAACCGAATTGGTCTCCGGGTTGTGTTGGATGTTGTTTATAATCATTTGCAAGGAAGTGGTCCTTTCGGTGAAAATTCGGTGCTTGACAAG ATTGTTCCAGGTTACTATCTGAGGATGAACACCAATGGTCAAATTGAGAACAGCGCATGCATGAATAATACAGCCAGCGAGCATTTTATGGTCGAACGTCTGATTATTGATGATCTTTTATGCTGGGCAGTTGATTATAAG GTTGATGGCTTTCGATTTGATCTTATGGGTCATTTAATGAAACATACAATG GTGAAGGCAAAGAATATGCTCCAGGATCTATCAAAAATTAAACATGGAGTAGAAGGTGCAAAAATATATAT ATATGGAGAAGGATGGGACTTCGGTGAAGTGGCAAAAAATGGCCGTGGGACAAATGCATCACAATTCAACATTTCTAACACTGGAATTGGGAG TTTCAACGATCGGATTCGAGATGCAGTTCTTGGTGGATCTCCGTTTGGCCATCCACTTCAGCAAGGTTTTGTCACAGGTTTGGCTTTGGAG GCTAATGGTCATGATCATGGTAGCAAATCTGATGCAGAGCGTACTCTTGCTGTATCAAAGGATCATATACAG GTTGGAATGGCTGCAAACCTAAAGGACTATGTGCTTACTGATTGTGACGGGAAAGAG GTTAAAGGATCTCAAGTTAAAACATATGATGGGATACCTGTTGCATATGCTTCATGCCCCGCTGAAACA GTGAACTATGTATCTGCTCATGACAATGAAACCCTATTCGACATAATAAGCTTAAAG ACTCCGATGGATATATCTGTGGATGAGAGGTGCAGGATAAACCATTTGGCAACAAGTATAGTAGCACTTTCCCAG GGAATACCATTTTTTCATGCTGGGGATGAGATGTTGCGTTCAAAATCATTAGACCGTGATTCATACAATTCTGGAGACTGGTTCAACAG GATGGATTTCAGCTACAGTTTTAATAATTGGGGTGTTGGCCTTCCTCCAAAAGAGAAAAATGAGAAGAACTGGCCGCT CATGAAACCCCGACTGGCAGATCCATCCTTCAAGCCGCATAGTCATCACATCCTGGCTGCTGTTGAAAATTTGTTAAACTTGTTAAAAATTAGATACTCGTCACCTCTCTTCCGATTGAAAACTGCTAACGCTATTCAG GAACGAGTACAATTTTACAATACTGGTCCATCATGGATCCCAGGAGTCATAGTAATGGGCATCGAGGATGGTCACAATGGCATTCCAGGATTGTCTCAACTGGATAGCAT TTACTCCCATATTGTTGTTGTGATCAATGTATGCCCAAATGAAGTCTCTTTCTCCAGTCATGCATTACAAGCAAAAAGTTTCCAACTGCATCCAGTACAA ATAAATTCTACTGATAATATTGTCAAGAACTCAACTTATGATGCCTCTGCCGGTCACTTCAAGGTGCCTTCCAGAACAACATCTGTTTTTGTGGAGTGCAGAGATTAA
- the LOC141707166 gene encoding pullulanase 1, chloroplastic isoform X1, producing MSLSLLYPPLPLLSTHYESHRVNPPTHHHKTLPPSFTRPRLSSTSFSKPKRKVQSFCNCSLMPTEVSSQVMLEQSRAYWVSKSLIAWNVDALDGSCYLYSSRSASLSAVDNGIEGYDKKIKLDVCSDGLPEYVIKKFPHLREYKVYMVPPALVAKDRIKCQLSVAIFSSAGTLISATGIQLPGVVDELFSYTGPLGAVFSDETITFYLWAPTAQRVHVLIYGDAARDDPLKNVQLKETNGVWTAHGPRSWEGCYYVYEVYVYHPSTLRVERCLANDPYARGLSADGKRTLLVNIDSDACKPQGWESLADEKPDVDSFSDISIYELHIRDFSVNDYTVDPDFRGGYLAFTSQESAGIHHLRKLSKAGITHVHLLPAFQFDGVKDEKDKWKSVDTQMLEFLPPDSAQQQEYITAIQNEDGYNWGYNPVLWGVPKGSYASNPNGPSRTIEFRKMVQALNRIGLRVVLDVVYNHLQGSGPFGENSVLDKIVPGYYLRMNTNGQIENSACMNNTASEHFMVERLIIDDLLCWAVDYKVDGFRFDLMGHLMKHTMVKAKNMLQDLSKIKHGVEGAKIYIYGEGWDFGEVAKNGRGTNASQFNISNTGIGSFNDRIRDAVLGGSPFGHPLQQGFVTGLALEANGHDHGSKSDAERTLAVSKDHIQVGMAANLKDYVLTDCDGKEVKGSQVKTYDGIPVAYASCPAETVNYVSAHDNETLFDIISLKTPMDISVDERCRINHLATSIVALSQGIPFFHAGDEMLRSKSLDRDSYNSGDWFNRMDFSYSFNNWGVGLPPKEKNEKNWPLMKPRLADPSFKPHSHHILAAVENLLNLLKIRYSSPLFRLKTANAIQERVQFYNTGPSWIPGVIVMGIEDGHNGIPGLSQLDSISSNSYSHIVVVINVCPNEVSFSSHALQAKSFQLHPVQINSTDNIVKNSTYDASAGHFKVPSRTTSVFVECRD from the exons ATGTCTCTCTCACTTTTATATCCTCCCCTCCCTCTTCTCTCAACTCACTACGAGTCACACCGAGTTAACCCACCAACTCACCATCACAAAACACTCCCACCTTCCTTCACTCGGCCCCGACTCAGTTCTACCTCATTTTCCAAACCCAAACGCAAAGTTCAAAGCTTTTGTAACTGCTCCTTAATGCCCACTGAAGTTTCTTCTCAG GTGATGTTAGAGCAATCAAGAGCATATTGGGTCAGTAAATCATTAATTGCATGGAATGTGGATGCTCTTGACGGTTCTTGTTATCTGTATTCCAGTAGAAGTGCTAGTTTGTCTGCAGTAGACAACGGAATTGAAG GTTATGATAAGAAAATTAAGCTTGACGTTTGTAGTGACGGGCTTCCAGAATAT GTGATTAAAAAGTTTCCTCATCTTCGAGAGTATAAAGTTTATATGGTCCCTCCTGCTTTGGTTGCTAAAGATCGAATCAAATGCCAATTATCCGTTGCCATATTCAGTT CTGCAGGAACGTTAATCAGTGCTACTGGTATTCAGTTACCAGGAGTCGTTGACGAATTGTTCTCTTATACTGGTCCCCTTGGTGCTGTTTTCTCAGATGAGACTATCACATTTTATCTGTGGGCCCCAACTGCTCAA AGGGTGCATGTTCTTATTTATGGAGATGCGGCTAGGGACGATCCCTTAAAAAATGTCCAGCTGAAAGAGACGAATGGGGTTTGGACTGCTCATGGGCCAAGATCTTGGGAGGGCTGTTACTATGTCTATGAAGTCTACGTATATCATCCTAGCACCTTACGAGTTGAAAGATGCTTAGCAAATGATCCATATGCTAGAGG GCTCTCGGCTGATGGCAAGAGGACATTGTTGGTCAATATTGACTCTGATGCCTGTAAACCTCAAGGATGGGAATCTTTGGCAGATGAAAAACCTGATGTTGATTCTTTCTCTGACATCAGTATATATGAATTGCATATAAGAGATTTCAG TGTTAATGACTATACTGTGGATCCAGATTTTCGTGGTGGTTATCTTGCTTTTACTTCCCAG GAATCAGCTGGTATCCATCATTTGAGGAAATTGTCAAAAGCTGGTATCACGCATGTTCATCTATTGCCAGCCTTCCAGTTTGACGGCGTGAAGGATGAGAAAGATAAATGGAAGAGTGTAG ATACCCAGATGCTCGAATTTTTACCACCAGATTCAGCTCAGCAACAGGAGTACATAACAGCTATTCAAAACGAGGATGGATACAATTGGGG ATATAACCCTGTCCTCTGGGGAGTGCCTAAAGGAAGTTATGCAAGTAATCCAAATGGTCCATCACGTACGATTGAGTTTCGGAAGATGGTCCAG GCACTCAACCGAATTGGTCTCCGGGTTGTGTTGGATGTTGTTTATAATCATTTGCAAGGAAGTGGTCCTTTCGGTGAAAATTCGGTGCTTGACAAG ATTGTTCCAGGTTACTATCTGAGGATGAACACCAATGGTCAAATTGAGAACAGCGCATGCATGAATAATACAGCCAGCGAGCATTTTATGGTCGAACGTCTGATTATTGATGATCTTTTATGCTGGGCAGTTGATTATAAG GTTGATGGCTTTCGATTTGATCTTATGGGTCATTTAATGAAACATACAATG GTGAAGGCAAAGAATATGCTCCAGGATCTATCAAAAATTAAACATGGAGTAGAAGGTGCAAAAATATATAT ATATGGAGAAGGATGGGACTTCGGTGAAGTGGCAAAAAATGGCCGTGGGACAAATGCATCACAATTCAACATTTCTAACACTGGAATTGGGAG TTTCAACGATCGGATTCGAGATGCAGTTCTTGGTGGATCTCCGTTTGGCCATCCACTTCAGCAAGGTTTTGTCACAGGTTTGGCTTTGGAG GCTAATGGTCATGATCATGGTAGCAAATCTGATGCAGAGCGTACTCTTGCTGTATCAAAGGATCATATACAG GTTGGAATGGCTGCAAACCTAAAGGACTATGTGCTTACTGATTGTGACGGGAAAGAG GTTAAAGGATCTCAAGTTAAAACATATGATGGGATACCTGTTGCATATGCTTCATGCCCCGCTGAAACA GTGAACTATGTATCTGCTCATGACAATGAAACCCTATTCGACATAATAAGCTTAAAG ACTCCGATGGATATATCTGTGGATGAGAGGTGCAGGATAAACCATTTGGCAACAAGTATAGTAGCACTTTCCCAG GGAATACCATTTTTTCATGCTGGGGATGAGATGTTGCGTTCAAAATCATTAGACCGTGATTCATACAATTCTGGAGACTGGTTCAACAG GATGGATTTCAGCTACAGTTTTAATAATTGGGGTGTTGGCCTTCCTCCAAAAGAGAAAAATGAGAAGAACTGGCCGCT CATGAAACCCCGACTGGCAGATCCATCCTTCAAGCCGCATAGTCATCACATCCTGGCTGCTGTTGAAAATTTGTTAAACTTGTTAAAAATTAGATACTCGTCACCTCTCTTCCGATTGAAAACTGCTAACGCTATTCAG GAACGAGTACAATTTTACAATACTGGTCCATCATGGATCCCAGGAGTCATAGTAATGGGCATCGAGGATGGTCACAATGGCATTCCAGGATTGTCTCAACTGGATAGCAT TTCTTCCAACAGTTACTCCCATATTGTTGTTGTGATCAATGTATGCCCAAATGAAGTCTCTTTCTCCAGTCATGCATTACAAGCAAAAAGTTTCCAACTGCATCCAGTACAA ATAAATTCTACTGATAATATTGTCAAGAACTCAACTTATGATGCCTCTGCCGGTCACTTCAAGGTGCCTTCCAGAACAACATCTGTTTTTGTGGAGTGCAGAGATTAA
- the LOC141707166 gene encoding pullulanase 1, chloroplastic isoform X3, with translation MLEQSRAYWVSKSLIAWNVDALDGSCYLYSSRSASLSAVDNGIEGYDKKIKLDVCSDGLPEYVIKKFPHLREYKVYMVPPALVAKDRIKCQLSVAIFSSAGTLISATGIQLPGVVDELFSYTGPLGAVFSDETITFYLWAPTAQRVHVLIYGDAARDDPLKNVQLKETNGVWTAHGPRSWEGCYYVYEVYVYHPSTLRVERCLANDPYARGLSADGKRTLLVNIDSDACKPQGWESLADEKPDVDSFSDISIYELHIRDFSVNDYTVDPDFRGGYLAFTSQESAGIHHLRKLSKAGITHVHLLPAFQFDGVKDEKDKWKSVDTQMLEFLPPDSAQQQEYITAIQNEDGYNWGYNPVLWGVPKGSYASNPNGPSRTIEFRKMVQALNRIGLRVVLDVVYNHLQGSGPFGENSVLDKIVPGYYLRMNTNGQIENSACMNNTASEHFMVERLIIDDLLCWAVDYKVDGFRFDLMGHLMKHTMVKAKNMLQDLSKIKHGVEGAKIYIYGEGWDFGEVAKNGRGTNASQFNISNTGIGSFNDRIRDAVLGGSPFGHPLQQGFVTGLALEANGHDHGSKSDAERTLAVSKDHIQVGMAANLKDYVLTDCDGKEVKGSQVKTYDGIPVAYASCPAETVNYVSAHDNETLFDIISLKTPMDISVDERCRINHLATSIVALSQGIPFFHAGDEMLRSKSLDRDSYNSGDWFNRMDFSYSFNNWGVGLPPKEKNEKNWPLMKPRLADPSFKPHSHHILAAVENLLNLLKIRYSSPLFRLKTANAIQERVQFYNTGPSWIPGVIVMGIEDGHNGIPGLSQLDSISSNSYSHIVVVINVCPNEVSFSSHALQAKSFQLHPVQINSTDNIVKNSTYDASAGHFKVPSRTTSVFVECRD, from the exons ATGTTAGAGCAATCAAGAGCATATTGGGTCAGTAAATCATTAATTGCATGGAATGTGGATGCTCTTGACGGTTCTTGTTATCTGTATTCCAGTAGAAGTGCTAGTTTGTCTGCAGTAGACAACGGAATTGAAG GTTATGATAAGAAAATTAAGCTTGACGTTTGTAGTGACGGGCTTCCAGAATAT GTGATTAAAAAGTTTCCTCATCTTCGAGAGTATAAAGTTTATATGGTCCCTCCTGCTTTGGTTGCTAAAGATCGAATCAAATGCCAATTATCCGTTGCCATATTCAGTT CTGCAGGAACGTTAATCAGTGCTACTGGTATTCAGTTACCAGGAGTCGTTGACGAATTGTTCTCTTATACTGGTCCCCTTGGTGCTGTTTTCTCAGATGAGACTATCACATTTTATCTGTGGGCCCCAACTGCTCAA AGGGTGCATGTTCTTATTTATGGAGATGCGGCTAGGGACGATCCCTTAAAAAATGTCCAGCTGAAAGAGACGAATGGGGTTTGGACTGCTCATGGGCCAAGATCTTGGGAGGGCTGTTACTATGTCTATGAAGTCTACGTATATCATCCTAGCACCTTACGAGTTGAAAGATGCTTAGCAAATGATCCATATGCTAGAGG GCTCTCGGCTGATGGCAAGAGGACATTGTTGGTCAATATTGACTCTGATGCCTGTAAACCTCAAGGATGGGAATCTTTGGCAGATGAAAAACCTGATGTTGATTCTTTCTCTGACATCAGTATATATGAATTGCATATAAGAGATTTCAG TGTTAATGACTATACTGTGGATCCAGATTTTCGTGGTGGTTATCTTGCTTTTACTTCCCAG GAATCAGCTGGTATCCATCATTTGAGGAAATTGTCAAAAGCTGGTATCACGCATGTTCATCTATTGCCAGCCTTCCAGTTTGACGGCGTGAAGGATGAGAAAGATAAATGGAAGAGTGTAG ATACCCAGATGCTCGAATTTTTACCACCAGATTCAGCTCAGCAACAGGAGTACATAACAGCTATTCAAAACGAGGATGGATACAATTGGGG ATATAACCCTGTCCTCTGGGGAGTGCCTAAAGGAAGTTATGCAAGTAATCCAAATGGTCCATCACGTACGATTGAGTTTCGGAAGATGGTCCAG GCACTCAACCGAATTGGTCTCCGGGTTGTGTTGGATGTTGTTTATAATCATTTGCAAGGAAGTGGTCCTTTCGGTGAAAATTCGGTGCTTGACAAG ATTGTTCCAGGTTACTATCTGAGGATGAACACCAATGGTCAAATTGAGAACAGCGCATGCATGAATAATACAGCCAGCGAGCATTTTATGGTCGAACGTCTGATTATTGATGATCTTTTATGCTGGGCAGTTGATTATAAG GTTGATGGCTTTCGATTTGATCTTATGGGTCATTTAATGAAACATACAATG GTGAAGGCAAAGAATATGCTCCAGGATCTATCAAAAATTAAACATGGAGTAGAAGGTGCAAAAATATATAT ATATGGAGAAGGATGGGACTTCGGTGAAGTGGCAAAAAATGGCCGTGGGACAAATGCATCACAATTCAACATTTCTAACACTGGAATTGGGAG TTTCAACGATCGGATTCGAGATGCAGTTCTTGGTGGATCTCCGTTTGGCCATCCACTTCAGCAAGGTTTTGTCACAGGTTTGGCTTTGGAG GCTAATGGTCATGATCATGGTAGCAAATCTGATGCAGAGCGTACTCTTGCTGTATCAAAGGATCATATACAG GTTGGAATGGCTGCAAACCTAAAGGACTATGTGCTTACTGATTGTGACGGGAAAGAG GTTAAAGGATCTCAAGTTAAAACATATGATGGGATACCTGTTGCATATGCTTCATGCCCCGCTGAAACA GTGAACTATGTATCTGCTCATGACAATGAAACCCTATTCGACATAATAAGCTTAAAG ACTCCGATGGATATATCTGTGGATGAGAGGTGCAGGATAAACCATTTGGCAACAAGTATAGTAGCACTTTCCCAG GGAATACCATTTTTTCATGCTGGGGATGAGATGTTGCGTTCAAAATCATTAGACCGTGATTCATACAATTCTGGAGACTGGTTCAACAG GATGGATTTCAGCTACAGTTTTAATAATTGGGGTGTTGGCCTTCCTCCAAAAGAGAAAAATGAGAAGAACTGGCCGCT CATGAAACCCCGACTGGCAGATCCATCCTTCAAGCCGCATAGTCATCACATCCTGGCTGCTGTTGAAAATTTGTTAAACTTGTTAAAAATTAGATACTCGTCACCTCTCTTCCGATTGAAAACTGCTAACGCTATTCAG GAACGAGTACAATTTTACAATACTGGTCCATCATGGATCCCAGGAGTCATAGTAATGGGCATCGAGGATGGTCACAATGGCATTCCAGGATTGTCTCAACTGGATAGCAT TTCTTCCAACAGTTACTCCCATATTGTTGTTGTGATCAATGTATGCCCAAATGAAGTCTCTTTCTCCAGTCATGCATTACAAGCAAAAAGTTTCCAACTGCATCCAGTACAA ATAAATTCTACTGATAATATTGTCAAGAACTCAACTTATGATGCCTCTGCCGGTCACTTCAAGGTGCCTTCCAGAACAACATCTGTTTTTGTGGAGTGCAGAGATTAA